DNA from Geobacter sulfurreducens PCA:
TTATGATGAAGCCGTGCCGCTCCTGGAACGAGCGACAAAGCTTGTGGACGACGATCTCACCATTATGGAGCATCTGGCCGACGCCTATGCGGCCCGGCGCGAGCATCGCAAGGCCCTTGAACTCTACCGGAAGATCCTGGAAACGGAGCCCGGCCGCAAGGATATCATCGAGAAGAAGCGCAAGGTCAGGGGGGAGAGCCAGGAAAAATGACGTTCCGGTGGATCGGCTGCCTTCTTGCCCTGCTGTTGATCGTATCGTGCAGCGGCGAAGACCGCGCGAGAGCCCCTGCCGTGCGCGGACCGGGTACGCCCGCTTACGGTGACGCCATCGTGGTGGGTACCATTGGCGAACCGTCGAACTTGCTTCCTCTGCTGGCGTCCGACTCGGCATCCCACGAGGTGGCGGGCAATATCTTCAACGGCCTTGTCCGTTACGACAAGAACCTGAACCTGGAGGGGGAACTGGCCGAGTCGTGGCAGGTTTCTCCCGACGGCCTCACCATCACTTTCCATCTCCGCAAGGGGGTGAAATGGCACGACGGCGTGGAGTTCACCTCCCGTGACGTGCTCTACACCTACCGGGTGACGGTGGATCCGAAGACCCCCACTGCGTACGCCGAGGATTTCAAGCAGGTCAAGACCGCCGAGGCACCCGATCCCTACACCTTTCGCGTCACCTATGCCAAGCCGTTCGCCCCTGCGTTGGCCTCCTGGGGGATGGGAATTCTCCCGGCTCACCTGCTGGAAGGGAAGGACATCACCAAGAGTGAACTCTCCCGTCGTCCCGTCGGAACCGGGCCCTACCGGTTCAAGGAATGGGTCGCCGGTCAGAAGATCGTCCTCGAATCCAATCACGACTACTACGAGGGCCGCCCGTACATTGACCGTTACATCTACCGGATCATCCCCGACAATTCCACCATGTACCTGGAACTCAAGGCAGGCGGCGTGGACCTGATGGGACTCTCGCCGGTCCAGTATGCCCGGCAGACGGATACCCCCGAGTTTCGTTCCCGCTTCGCCAAGTACCGCTATCCGGCCTCGGCCTACACCTACCTGGGGTACAATCTGAAAAATCCGCTTTTTGCCGATCGTCGCGTGCGCCAGGCCATTGCCCATGCCCTCAGCAAGGACGAGATCATTCACGGTGTGCTCCTGGGGCTCGGCCAGGTGGCGGTGGGCCCCTTCAAGCCGGGGACCTGGGCCTACAATCCCACGGTGCGCGACCCGGGCTATGACCCGGTGCGGGCGAGGCAACTGCTTGCCGAGGCGGGGTGGCGCGCAACCGGGCCCGACGGCATCCTGATGAAGGACGGCAAGCCGCTGAGCTTCACCATTCTGACGAACCAGGGCAATGACCAGCGGCTCAAGACCGCCCAGATCATCCAGCGCCGGCTGCGCAAGGTCGGGATCGACGTGAAGATCCGGGTGCTGGAGTGGGCGTCTCTCCTGACCAATTTCATCGACAAGCGGAATTTCGATGCCCTCATCATGGGGTGGACGATCCCCCAGGATCCCGATCTCTTCGATGTCTGGCATTCGAGCAAGACCGGTCCCAAGGAACTGAATTTCGTCGGCTTCAAAAACGATGAGGTGGACCGCCTGATCGAGGAGGGGCGCCGCACTTTCGACCAGGAGAAGCGCAGGCGCTGCTACTGGCGCATCCAGGAGATTCTGGCCGAGGAGCAGCCCTACACCTTTTTGTACGTCCCCGATGCCCTGCCGGCGGTGAGCGCCCGGTTCAGGGGAATCGAGCCCGCGCCGGCCGGCATCATGTACAACTTCATCCGTTGGTACGTGCCGAAAGAAGAGCAGGTGCACTAACATGGCCGCCTACATCTTCAAGCGACTCCTGGCAATGATCCCGTTGCTGTTCGGGATCACCCTCATTACCTTCGTGGTGATCCGGCTCGCCCCCGGGGAGCCGGTGGAGGCGATGACCGCCATGAGCCCCAAGATCACCGCCGAAACCCGCGAGCGGCTCCGGGAGTTCTACGGACTCGACAAGCCGCTCCATGAGCAGTACGTTTCCTGGGTCGGCCGCATCGTTAAGCTCGACTTCGGCCGCTCCTTCGCCCCGGACAACCGGCCGGTGACCGACAAGATCGCCGAGAGAATACCGGTGACCCTCTCCCTGAACATCATTGCGCTGATCCTTGAATTCGGTCTCGCCATCCCCATCGGTATCTTTGCCGCCACACACCGGGACACGATCTATGACAAGGGAATAACCCTCTTCGTCTTTCTCGGGTTCGCCGTGCCGACCTTCTGGCTGGCGCTGCTGCTGATGTATTTTTTCGGGGTGAAACTGGGGTGGCTTCCCATTTCGGGGCTCCACTCCCTGGGGAGCGAGAACCTTTCACCCCTGGCATGGTTCGCGGATATGGTAAAGCACTTGGTGCTGCCCGTGTTCGTGGCCACTTTCGGCAGTCTGGCGGGGCTGTCGCGCTATATGCGCTCGAACATGCTGGAGGTGATCCGCCAGGACTATATCACCACGGCCCGGGCCAAGGGGTTGTCCGAGCGTGTGGTCATTTACCGCCACGCCCTGCGCAACGCACTGCTGCCCGTCATCACGCTTCTGGGTTTTTCCCTGCCGGGGCTCATCGGAGGGAGTGTCATCTTCGAGACGATTTTCGCCATCCCGGGCATGGGACAGCTCTTCTACCAAGGGGTCATGGCCCGCGACTATCCGCTTGTCATGGGGATTCTCGTCATCGGCGCGTTCCTTACGCTCATCGGTAACCTGCTGGCCGATGTCTGCTATGCCATGGCCGATCCGCGCATCCGGCACGGAAGGGGGTAGGGGATGGCCTACCGCGACAGCTGGTTCCATACGGTCTTCTGGAAACGTTTCCGGCGCAACCGTTTCGCCCTGGCCGGCGGCGTGGTTGTGGTGGTGCTCTTTGCCATCTCGTTCCTGGCTCCCTACATCGCCCCCTGGGACCCGGACGCCATCGACGCCTACCGCGTTCTGCTCCCGCCGTCGGCCGAACACTGGTTCGGGACCGACGAACTGGGGCGGGACGTCTTTACCCGTGTCATCTACGGAGCCAGGATCTCGCTCAAGGTGGGATTCGTATCAGTAGGCATCGCCGTGGTTATCGGCACGGTGCTCGGTCTCGTCTCCGGATTCTACGGCGGGCTTGTCGATACGATTATCATGCGGTTCGTGGACATCATGCTCTGCTTCCCCACGTTTTTTCTCATCCTCGCGGTGATCGCCTTTCTGGAGCCGTCTATCTGGTACATTATGGCCATCATCGGCCTCACGGGCTGGATGGGAGTGGCCCGGCTCGTGCGGGCCGAGGTCCTGTCGCTGCGGGAGCGTGATTTCGTGCTGGCTGCCCGCGCCCTCGGCGCATCGGATGTGCGGATACTGCTCCGCCATGTCCTGCCAAACGCCGTATCGCCGGTCCTGGTGTCCGCCACCCTTGGTGTGGCCGGCGCAATTCTCACCGAATCGGCTCTGTCTTTTCTCGGCATCGGGGTCCAGCCCCCCACGCCGAGCTGGGGTAACATCCTCACCTCCGGCAAGGACTACATCGAGTTCGCCTGGTGGCTTTCGCTGTTCCCCGGCGGAGCCATCCTGGTGACCGTTCTGGCCTACAATCTGTTGGGCGAGGGAATCAGGGACGCCCTTGACCCGCGGGTCTGATCTTTTACACAAGCAAAGGTGGTTGCATGACAACATACTATTCACCGGCCGCCGAGCTCGAAGGCGAGCTCGTCATTGATAAGGCCGATTTCGTCATCGCTTCGGTGGAGGACGAGATCCGTGCCGACAACCTCTGCCGCAAGCTTCTCTCGCGGTTCTACTTTTCCCTGCTCGAACAGGGAGTTGATCCCCGGGAAGCCACGCTGCTCGCCAGCGGGGCCGACCATTTCGTTCGCGATTTCGTCATAGGGTTCATGCATCGCAGTCTCTTCGACGATCAACCGGGCATCGTCCGTCGGTTCGGGGGCAACTGGTACATCGTTCATACGGTGGAACCCTCCGTCGGGGAGCTGGCGATCCACCTGGCAGGCGTGCGGGCTTTCTACCGGTTCCTGCTGGAGCGGGACTTGCTGGACGGACCTTTTTTTGAGGAAATAGACCGCGAGTGCTCTGATCTTCCTTATTATGAAGAGCGGATCAAGGCATTCTGGGCCATCGAAGGGGACGGTTATCTCGCCTGGGAGCGGGAGTGCTCGTTGAAACAGTGGTGAACGGATCAAGGAGGATGGCTATGAAGTTGGCGAAATGGTTGCTTGGACCGCTGGCGGCACTGGGTATCCTTGCCGGTTGTGCCACGAGCATGACCGACATCAAGGGTTTCAACATGATCTCCATCGAGCAGGAGAAGGAATTGGGCAACAAGTTTGCCGTGGAGATCGAAAAGCAGCAGCAACCCGTGAACGACCCGGAGGTCCAGCGTTACGTGGACAAGGTAGGCAAGCGGTTGCTGTCCGGTGCCCGGGCAGTGGAATTCGACTACGTCTTCAAGGTGGTGAAGGATGACAGCGTCAATGCGTTCGCCATCCCCGGCGGACGTGTGTATGTGCACACGGGCCTGCTGAAGGCGGCTGACAACGAAACGGAGCTGGCCGGCGTCCTGGCCCACGAGATCAACCATGCGGTCGCCCGTCACGGCACTAGGCAGATGACTCAGGAGTATGGCTATTCTCTGGTCCTTTCCCTTGTCCTGGGGGACAACCCCAACATGTTGGCGCAGCTGGCCGGCCAACTCTTCGGCAAGGCGGGTATGATGTCATACAGCCGGGAATACGAAAACCAGGCAGATTTCCTCGGCGTGGAGACCATGTACAAGGCCGGATATAACCCCAACGGCCTGACGAGCTTTTTCCAGAAGCTGAACGCGATGGACGGCGGTACCCAGAGTAACGTGGCCCGGTTCTTTTCGACCCATCCCCTTACGTCGGAGCGGATTCAACGGGTGCAGGCCGAGATCGCCAAGCTTCCTCCCCAGCGCTATCTGACGGACGAGACGGAATTCAAGAAAATAAAGGGGCGGCTCAAGTAACCATGGACACCGATTGGAGTAATCTCGCCGTCAGACTTGAACGTCTGCTCGAACGGTTTGAACGGATCATTGACCGCCATGATCCGGTTCTTCCCCGGGATCCGGCCTTTTTCGACGGAGCCATTGCCTTCCGCTGGCGCCGGTCGGGTGAACAAGGCACGTTCGAGCCGGTGACGCATCCCCATCTTCCCGATCCTGCCGATCTGGTTGGCATTGATCTGGTCCGCGAGGACTTGATCCGGAATACCGCCCAGTTCATGGACGGCTACCCCGCCAACAACGTCTTGCTGTGGGGGGAGCGGGGCACCGGCAAATCGACCTGCGTCAAGGGAATGCTCCGGCTGTTTGCGGACCGTGGACTGCGGCTCGTGGAGGTCCAGCGGGACGATCTGATGAGCCTGCCGGCTCTCATTGCAGCCCTGAGATCGGTGCCGCGGCGCTTCATCCTTTTCTGTGACGATCTCTCGTTCGGCGAAGGGGAGGGAGGATACCGGGAGCTCAAGGCTCTTCTTGAAGGCAGCATCGAGGCAAAGCCGACGAATATCCTGTTCTATGCCACCTCTAACCGTCGCCACCTGCTTCCCGAGCGGATGGAGGATAATCTCAGCAGCGAGATCCACCCCGAAGAGGCCGTGTCCGAAAAGCTCTCCTTGGCCGACCGGTTCGGCATGGCGCTGGGGTTCTATCCGTTCAGCCAGGACGTATATCTGTCCATCGTTGAGCGATATGCGGAAAAATTCGCTCTTCCCATGGAGCGGGAGGCGCTCCGGAAAGAAGCGCATCTGTGGGCCATGTACCGTGGAAGCCGGTCGGGACGCTCTGCCCGTCAGTTTATCGATGATCTTGCCGGGCGGCTCGGTGTCAGGCTCAACGATCGTTGATGGCTACATGCGGAGCAACGGTCCATGGGTACAACAGTAGTGCGAAGCAATGATACGATGCTGGAGGAAGAGGCATGAGTCAGCCCGGTCCCGACGTGGATCGCCCCCCCTGTTGAGGTCCAAAGACGCCTGCGGTCAGCGGGACCATTAACGAAAATGTGCCGGGTTTTCTTCGTTGGCTCGATACCCCGGCGGGGCGCGTGCCGGTCATCTCCACGCAACTGGCGATGCGCGATACCCTCGGAGCCTGGCAGGCACGCTGGGGTATCGGACGCATGTCGTACTTGGTGCCGCCCGGTCTGTACGCCATTGGCGCTCCCGGCCCCGGGACCCCGGTGGTGGTCACTGCCAACTACAAGATGAGCTACGATAGTGTCCGGTGGGAGCTGGCCGGCAGAGACATCTGGCTTCTGGTTCTGGAAACCCACGGCATTAATGTCTGGTGCGCCGCCGGCAAGGGGACCTTCGGCACCGATGAGATCGTCAAGCGAGTCGGCCTCACCAGTTTGTCGCGGATAGTGAATCACCGCACGCTGCTGCTGCCAATGCTGGGGGCTCCCGGTGTGGCTGCCCATCTGGTGCGACAGCGCACTGGCTTTAAGGTCAGGTATGCCACTATCCGGGCCGCAGACCTGCCGGCATATCTGGATAACGGCATGATCGCGACGTCTGCCATGCGGCAGCTCACGTTCACAACTGTCGAACGGCTTGTTCTCACCCCCATCGAGCTGGTTGCCGCCTGTAAAT
Protein-coding regions in this window:
- a CDS encoding peptide-binding protein, whose amino-acid sequence is MTFRWIGCLLALLLIVSCSGEDRARAPAVRGPGTPAYGDAIVVGTIGEPSNLLPLLASDSASHEVAGNIFNGLVRYDKNLNLEGELAESWQVSPDGLTITFHLRKGVKWHDGVEFTSRDVLYTYRVTVDPKTPTAYAEDFKQVKTAEAPDPYTFRVTYAKPFAPALASWGMGILPAHLLEGKDITKSELSRRPVGTGPYRFKEWVAGQKIVLESNHDYYEGRPYIDRYIYRIIPDNSTMYLELKAGGVDLMGLSPVQYARQTDTPEFRSRFAKYRYPASAYTYLGYNLKNPLFADRRVRQAIAHALSKDEIIHGVLLGLGQVAVGPFKPGTWAYNPTVRDPGYDPVRARQLLAEAGWRATGPDGILMKDGKPLSFTILTNQGNDQRLKTAQIIQRRLRKVGIDVKIRVLEWASLLTNFIDKRNFDALIMGWTIPQDPDLFDVWHSSKTGPKELNFVGFKNDEVDRLIEEGRRTFDQEKRRRCYWRIQEILAEEQPYTFLYVPDALPAVSARFRGIEPAPAGIMYNFIRWYVPKEEQVH
- a CDS encoding ABC transporter permease; its protein translation is MAAYIFKRLLAMIPLLFGITLITFVVIRLAPGEPVEAMTAMSPKITAETRERLREFYGLDKPLHEQYVSWVGRIVKLDFGRSFAPDNRPVTDKIAERIPVTLSLNIIALILEFGLAIPIGIFAATHRDTIYDKGITLFVFLGFAVPTFWLALLLMYFFGVKLGWLPISGLHSLGSENLSPLAWFADMVKHLVLPVFVATFGSLAGLSRYMRSNMLEVIRQDYITTARAKGLSERVVIYRHALRNALLPVITLLGFSLPGLIGGSVIFETIFAIPGMGQLFYQGVMARDYPLVMGILVIGAFLTLIGNLLADVCYAMADPRIRHGRG
- the opp4C gene encoding oligopeptide ABC transporter permease; its protein translation is MAYRDSWFHTVFWKRFRRNRFALAGGVVVVVLFAISFLAPYIAPWDPDAIDAYRVLLPPSAEHWFGTDELGRDVFTRVIYGARISLKVGFVSVGIAVVIGTVLGLVSGFYGGLVDTIIMRFVDIMLCFPTFFLILAVIAFLEPSIWYIMAIIGLTGWMGVARLVRAEVLSLRERDFVLAARALGASDVRILLRHVLPNAVSPVLVSATLGVAGAILTESALSFLGIGVQPPTPSWGNILTSGKDYIEFAWWLSLFPGGAILVTVLAYNLLGEGIRDALDPRV
- a CDS encoding M48 family metallopeptidase, whose translation is MKLAKWLLGPLAALGILAGCATSMTDIKGFNMISIEQEKELGNKFAVEIEKQQQPVNDPEVQRYVDKVGKRLLSGARAVEFDYVFKVVKDDSVNAFAIPGGRVYVHTGLLKAADNETELAGVLAHEINHAVARHGTRQMTQEYGYSLVLSLVLGDNPNMLAQLAGQLFGKAGMMSYSREYENQADFLGVETMYKAGYNPNGLTSFFQKLNAMDGGTQSNVARFFSTHPLTSERIQRVQAEIAKLPPQRYLTDETEFKKIKGRLK
- a CDS encoding ATP-binding protein, giving the protein MDTDWSNLAVRLERLLERFERIIDRHDPVLPRDPAFFDGAIAFRWRRSGEQGTFEPVTHPHLPDPADLVGIDLVREDLIRNTAQFMDGYPANNVLLWGERGTGKSTCVKGMLRLFADRGLRLVEVQRDDLMSLPALIAALRSVPRRFILFCDDLSFGEGEGGYRELKALLEGSIEAKPTNILFYATSNRRHLLPERMEDNLSSEIHPEEAVSEKLSLADRFGMALGFYPFSQDVYLSIVERYAEKFALPMEREALRKEAHLWAMYRGSRSGRSARQFIDDLAGRLGVRLNDR
- the hgcA gene encoding mercury methylation corrinoid protein HgcA; translated protein: MSQPGPDVDRPPCUGPKTPAVSGTINENVPGFLRWLDTPAGRVPVISTQLAMRDTLGAWQARWGIGRMSYLVPPGLYAIGAPGPGTPVVVTANYKMSYDSVRWELAGRDIWLLVLETHGINVWCAAGKGTFGTDEIVKRVGLTSLSRIVNHRTLLLPMLGAPGVAAHLVRQRTGFKVRYATIRAADLPAYLDNGMIATSAMRQLTFTTVERLVLTPIELVAACKWGLPVMALIVLAAGFSDGAFSPERAVPAAIAWGATIATGAVGAPLLLPWLPGRSFAVKGASLGLLLAALLVWSGRGMVSLHEVAALFFITPAVCSFLALTFTGSTPFTSRSGVKKEMRVALPVMTAALVAGLTSWLFGSFLLS